From a single Calothrix sp. NIES-2098 genomic region:
- a CDS encoding Fis family transcriptional regulator, whose protein sequence is MKTKARTVSLDSLEIDLQQYWLILKRRWFPAVCVSSFVLILSMLSASLQKPIYRAQGKLLLKVDRIASLTGVGTDLGQFSPLTLQSSPMKTESEVLLSAPLLEKVIAQLQLKNNNGNLLKADDLQWRLAVKQITGTDILELSFEGKNPQTAATVVNKLMQVYINNNILSSRKQAAAARKVIAEQLPKSEMTMQQANVELRNFKERNGITNLEEESKALVANASELEKEITKAQTQLADINSRLASLRDKVGLSSDAAIALSSLSQSPSVQQAVKEYQDVQSQLVSARAIYQEQSPIIITIKEKETALRAILQERTRDILGRFNLANRNLQIGAIEQQLIQKFVDTEVERLGLVSQVKLLSNTRELYQRRSRLLPKLEQGQRELQQRLQAAQSSYENLLKKLQEVQVVEQQNTGNASIVEMASAPDSPVEKQKILTQVLGGLLAILAALISIMVLEMSDRTVKSVREARQLFNHPWLGSIPQFGKSTLPHGKNTDWSTPALPVRDSPRSSVSGAYRLLQANLKFLDIEKQLKTLVVTSSVPKEGKSTVSANLAAAIAQLGRRVLLIDTDLHHPQQHHIWNLTNAVGLSNVIVKQIDFAAAVNKVMDNLDVLTAGVIPPNPLAILDSKPMQALVAAAAQQYDFVILDGSPLIVEAEALTLGKMTDGILLVVRPRVLDSSSANTAKELLQQSAQTILGIVVNCAASETEYHRFDYYKQDRSQFINPGTSPGLSNGTTSIH, encoded by the coding sequence ATGAAAACTAAAGCTCGAACAGTCTCACTAGATTCTTTGGAAATAGACTTACAGCAATATTGGCTGATTTTGAAGCGCCGTTGGTTTCCTGCTGTCTGTGTTTCCTCGTTCGTGCTAATTTTATCGATGTTGTCTGCTTCTTTGCAAAAACCAATCTACCGAGCACAGGGAAAACTTTTATTAAAAGTAGATCGAATTGCTTCACTTACAGGTGTGGGTACTGACTTAGGGCAATTTTCACCTTTGACTTTGCAAAGTAGTCCTATGAAGACAGAATCAGAAGTTCTTCTATCAGCTCCTTTGCTGGAAAAAGTTATTGCGCAACTTCAGTTAAAGAATAACAATGGCAATCTGCTAAAAGCAGACGATCTACAGTGGCGATTAGCGGTCAAACAAATTACTGGAACTGATATTTTAGAGCTTTCCTTTGAAGGGAAGAATCCGCAAACTGCCGCAACAGTAGTGAATAAATTGATGCAGGTATATATTAACAATAATATTCTGTCAAGCCGAAAACAGGCAGCAGCAGCACGGAAAGTTATTGCTGAACAACTGCCCAAAAGTGAAATGACAATGCAGCAAGCAAATGTAGAGTTACGTAATTTCAAAGAGCGAAATGGGATTACCAATCTAGAAGAAGAATCCAAAGCTCTTGTGGCAAATGCGTCAGAATTAGAAAAAGAAATTACGAAAGCCCAAACACAGCTTGCCGATATTAATTCTCGGCTAGCATCCCTGCGGGATAAAGTCGGTTTAAGTAGCGATGCAGCGATCGCGCTTAGTTCCCTGAGCCAATCTCCTAGCGTGCAGCAGGCAGTCAAAGAATATCAAGACGTCCAGAGTCAGTTAGTTAGCGCGCGAGCAATTTATCAAGAGCAGTCGCCCATTATCATTACTATCAAAGAAAAAGAAACTGCACTGCGAGCCATCTTGCAAGAACGTACTAGAGATATTCTGGGTCGCTTTAATTTAGCCAATAGAAACTTACAGATAGGTGCAATTGAACAACAACTAATTCAAAAATTTGTCGATACCGAAGTAGAAAGATTAGGTTTAGTTAGCCAAGTTAAACTCCTCTCTAATACCAGAGAACTTTATCAACGGCGTTCCAGACTTTTACCTAAGCTAGAACAGGGGCAGCGAGAGTTACAGCAACGCTTACAGGCAGCGCAATCGAGCTACGAAAACCTGCTGAAAAAACTCCAAGAAGTGCAAGTTGTAGAACAGCAGAATACAGGCAATGCCAGCATTGTTGAGATGGCTTCAGCCCCAGATAGCCCTGTAGAGAAGCAAAAAATACTGACACAGGTATTAGGTGGATTGCTGGCAATACTAGCAGCTCTCATCAGCATAATGGTGCTGGAGATGAGTGACAGAACGGTCAAAAGTGTTAGAGAAGCGCGCCAGTTATTTAATCATCCTTGGCTGGGATCGATTCCGCAGTTTGGCAAGTCTACATTACCTCATGGTAAGAATACTGACTGGTCAACTCCCGCTTTACCAGTGCGAGATTCTCCTCGCTCATCCGTGAGTGGTGCTTATCGTTTATTACAAGCAAATCTGAAGTTCCTGGATATAGAAAAACAGTTAAAAACCTTAGTGGTAACTAGTTCAGTGCCAAAGGAAGGTAAATCTACTGTTTCCGCAAATCTGGCAGCAGCGATCGCTCAACTTGGCCGTCGCGTTTTGCTGATTGATACCGATCTGCACCATCCGCAGCAACATCACATTTGGAACTTAACGAATGCAGTGGGATTAAGCAATGTAATTGTCAAGCAGATTGACTTTGCTGCCGCTGTCAACAAAGTCATGGACAATTTGGATGTGTTGACTGCTGGTGTGATTCCTCCTAATCCCCTAGCAATTCTGGATTCCAAACCGATGCAGGCATTAGTTGCTGCGGCTGCGCAACAATATGATTTTGTCATTTTAGATGGCTCGCCTCTCATAGTTGAGGCCGAAGCATTGACTTTAGGCAAAATGACTGATGGCATCTTGTTAGTTGTCAGGCCGAGAGTGCTTGATTCCAGCAGTGCTAATACTGCAAAAGAATTATTACAGCAATCTGCACAAACTATTCTTGGGATAGTTGTTAATTGTGCTGCTTCAGAAACCGAATATCACCGCTTTGACTATTACAAGCAGGATCGGTCGCAATTTATTAATCCTGGTACTTCACCAGGATTAAGCAATGGCACAACAAGCATTCATTAA
- a CDS encoding group 1 glycosyl transferase, producing the protein MKIAVIGAKGLPPKQGGIEHYCAEIYPRMVAQGHSVDLFARSSYTQTSWFETYKFQGVRVISLPSIDFRGIDAFFTSALGAIAANNRKYDIVHFHALGPSLFTFLPRIFRSAKIVVTCHGLDWQRAKWGSFSTRLLQMGEKTAVNCAHELVVVSEALQTYFLQTYGRETAYIPNAPATYGESDPNFAYGKQLGLKQGRYILFLGRLVPEKRPDLLVDAFCALKPFGWKLVLAGGVSDTKSFTANLLEKVANNRNIVFAGELRGHRLWEIVRGAGLFVLPSDLEGLPLSMLEAMHEGIPVLASNIPPHQQLINEERGVLFESGNLDSCINSLGWAIHHPQQLAEMATNAKRHIMQMYNWNLITTENLKLYGDISNMPHNFNQIKRKAYFLTTRN; encoded by the coding sequence ATGAAAATTGCTGTAATCGGTGCCAAGGGTCTACCTCCTAAACAGGGTGGAATTGAGCATTATTGTGCAGAAATTTATCCTCGTATGGTTGCACAAGGCCACTCTGTAGATTTATTCGCTCGCTCTTCCTATACTCAAACTTCTTGGTTTGAAACTTATAAGTTTCAGGGCGTCCGAGTAATATCTCTACCTAGTATCGATTTCAGAGGTATAGACGCTTTTTTTACCTCAGCATTGGGAGCAATAGCTGCCAATAACAGGAAATATGACATCGTTCATTTTCATGCTCTCGGCCCATCTCTATTTACTTTTTTACCCAGAATTTTTAGATCTGCAAAGATTGTAGTTACTTGTCACGGTTTAGATTGGCAGCGTGCTAAGTGGGGTAGTTTTTCTACTCGCTTGCTTCAAATGGGAGAGAAAACCGCAGTAAATTGCGCCCATGAACTAGTTGTAGTATCAGAAGCACTGCAAACATACTTTTTGCAAACCTACGGTCGCGAGACAGCCTATATACCCAACGCTCCTGCCACCTATGGAGAGTCAGACCCTAATTTTGCCTATGGTAAACAGTTAGGCCTTAAACAGGGGCGCTACATTCTATTTTTGGGCAGACTTGTACCAGAAAAACGCCCTGACTTGCTTGTAGATGCTTTCTGCGCTCTCAAACCATTTGGGTGGAAACTTGTTTTGGCTGGAGGTGTGAGCGATACTAAATCATTTACTGCAAACCTATTAGAAAAAGTTGCAAATAATCGAAATATCGTATTTGCTGGTGAACTTAGGGGACATCGTCTTTGGGAGATTGTTCGCGGAGCCGGATTATTTGTTCTTCCTTCTGATTTAGAAGGATTACCTCTATCAATGTTAGAGGCGATGCATGAAGGTATCCCAGTTCTAGCAAGCAATATCCCACCTCATCAGCAATTGATTAATGAGGAACGGGGAGTGCTGTTTGAATCTGGCAATTTAGACTCTTGTATTAATTCTTTAGGCTGGGCAATTCATCATCCCCAACAACTAGCAGAAATGGCTACTAATGCAAAAAGACATATTATGCAGATGTATAACTGGAATTTGATTACTACTGAAAACTTGAAACTATATGGAGATATTTCCAATATGCCTCATAACTTCAATCAAATCAAAAGAAAAGCCTATTTTTTAACTACGAGAAACTAG
- a CDS encoding putative glycosyl transferase, translated as MRKPVLTIFYQFNPWHSTIGGIQTLINTLIKYAPSEFEVRLVGTGCDRTQRVGKWQAAELAGREISFFPLFTLENDNFRTLIPTTVKYTAALLGRSFTSDFMHFHRLEPSLAALNWQADKTLFIHNDIHTQTQAAGDKNAILWRRFPTAYFALESLLVNQFSQIFSCNTDSAQLYRQQYPHLQDRVAYIKNSFDNEIFYPLSQEQRKAQKRELANKLGLSEETKFILFAGRLHPQKDPILLVRAIAALNQPDTHLLIAGDGELATAVRTEIAQLGLSTQVTMLGAIPIEELARLHRIANVFVLSSAYEGLPLVVLEALASGTPVVTTRCGETPKLLTADNGVVCEQRSPERLAAALQQVILHSENYPSTSCVRAAQPYAARTVVKDVYSEMLNRWEMRNYAVTSTSS; from the coding sequence ATGCGTAAACCAGTTCTAACTATTTTCTACCAATTTAATCCTTGGCACTCTACTATTGGTGGCATACAAACACTTATAAATACATTGATTAAATACGCTCCTAGTGAGTTTGAGGTGCGATTAGTAGGGACAGGATGCGATCGCACTCAAAGAGTTGGCAAGTGGCAAGCAGCAGAATTAGCTGGTAGAGAAATCAGTTTTTTCCCGCTATTTACCTTAGAAAATGATAACTTCAGAACTCTGATACCAACTACAGTTAAGTATACGGCAGCACTGCTGGGACGGAGTTTTACCTCAGACTTTATGCACTTTCATCGTCTAGAACCAAGTTTAGCAGCTTTAAATTGGCAGGCCGACAAAACCTTATTTATTCATAACGATATTCACACGCAAACTCAAGCAGCAGGCGATAAAAATGCGATTTTGTGGCGGAGGTTTCCCACAGCATATTTTGCTTTAGAAAGCTTGCTAGTTAATCAGTTTAGCCAGATTTTTTCTTGTAATACTGATTCAGCCCAATTGTATAGACAGCAGTATCCTCACCTCCAAGATCGAGTCGCATATATCAAGAATTCCTTTGATAACGAAATTTTCTATCCCTTAAGTCAGGAACAACGGAAAGCGCAGAAACGAGAACTAGCAAACAAATTGGGTTTGAGCGAAGAAACAAAGTTTATCTTGTTTGCAGGGCGGCTACATCCGCAAAAAGATCCAATTTTGTTAGTACGTGCGATCGCAGCTTTAAATCAACCAGACACTCACCTCCTGATCGCGGGTGATGGCGAGTTAGCAACAGCAGTACGTACAGAAATCGCTCAATTAGGATTGTCTACTCAGGTCACGATGCTAGGAGCAATTCCCATAGAGGAACTAGCGAGATTGCATCGGATCGCTAACGTGTTTGTCCTGAGCAGTGCCTATGAAGGTTTACCTTTAGTAGTTCTGGAAGCCCTTGCCAGTGGAACACCAGTAGTTACGACTAGATGTGGTGAAACGCCAAAATTACTAACTGCTGACAATGGGGTTGTCTGCGAACAGCGATCGCCAGAGAGGTTAGCAGCTGCTTTACAGCAAGTAATTCTACATTCCGAAAATTACCCAAGTACTTCATGCGTGCGTGCAGCACAGCCTTATGCAGCGCGGACTGTGGTGAAAGATGTTTACAGTGAAATGCTAAATCGCTGGGAGATGCGAAATTATGCAGTTACATCAACTAGCAGTTAA
- a CDS encoding two-component sensor histidine kinase, giving the protein MILAISLLSLKAKSNQSNIRLLTRVYLSFGLLVCFLVLQQGWNFWLLFLNQNAANCITNTLQVERETQHLLNELRDEERATQQPYYSPMRTTFSNNLDRLSHLLQDMPTLKTQQIHKIKYLYNNWHSQVRQRRILEPIHSLTTEEQVSLISIINNIQLLSEQYEQLLQERRHDLLQLYRIYTVVNIASTILILLVISGNIYFLYQRVELPLRNLMRIGELWQAGQLEARLGYASADEIGRLTEILNSMANKASQRQQNLKAKNQKLEDLISALSHDLRTPLLATRNTLDCMLKGAFGYVSHSFKEVLEEYRQANEDLLQLVETLLDISRYENTNKTHNKLICNSLNWENILAKVITLIESTSDKKIIFTCKISPSLPAVYANSSEIQRVLQNLLDNAVRVSQPNTEIVLEVVTLGDTQIKVSVQDRGPGITAIEKEKLFHRFIQGRGRRGKSGLGLYLCRQIIQNHGGLIGVDSVLGEGSTFWFTLPVAKEKAEIQNKEQQILDKHVL; this is encoded by the coding sequence ATGATATTAGCTATTAGCTTGTTAAGCTTAAAAGCTAAGTCAAACCAAAGTAACATTCGTTTATTGACTCGTGTATACCTTAGCTTTGGTCTGTTGGTGTGCTTTTTAGTGTTGCAACAAGGCTGGAACTTTTGGTTACTGTTCCTCAATCAAAACGCAGCTAATTGTATAACCAATACTCTACAGGTAGAGCGTGAAACACAACATCTACTTAATGAATTGAGAGATGAGGAAAGAGCTACCCAGCAGCCTTACTATAGCCCGATGAGAACCACCTTCTCAAACAACCTCGATAGGCTATCCCATCTTTTGCAAGATATGCCTACTCTCAAGACTCAACAGATTCATAAGATTAAATATCTCTATAATAATTGGCACAGCCAAGTAAGGCAAAGGCGTATCCTTGAACCTATTCACAGCCTTACTACCGAGGAACAGGTTTCATTAATATCTATAATTAATAATATTCAACTGCTGTCGGAGCAATACGAGCAACTTTTGCAAGAGCGCAGACACGATCTACTGCAACTATACCGTATATACACGGTTGTTAATATCGCCAGTACAATCTTGATTTTGCTAGTAATCAGCGGGAATATCTATTTTTTATATCAAAGAGTTGAGCTTCCCCTTCGTAATTTGATGAGGATAGGCGAGCTGTGGCAAGCGGGTCAGCTTGAAGCCCGACTCGGCTATGCTTCTGCTGATGAAATTGGTCGCCTCACTGAAATTCTCAATTCAATGGCTAACAAGGCTAGCCAGCGACAGCAAAACCTGAAAGCAAAAAACCAAAAACTTGAAGATCTGATTTCTGCTCTCTCCCATGACTTGCGTACCCCTCTCTTGGCTACTCGTAATACTTTGGACTGTATGCTGAAAGGCGCTTTTGGATATGTCAGCCATTCCTTCAAGGAGGTGCTTGAAGAGTACCGACAAGCTAACGAAGATCTTCTCCAACTTGTGGAAACTCTGTTGGACATTTCCCGATATGAAAATACTAATAAGACTCATAATAAATTAATCTGCAATTCCCTAAATTGGGAAAACATATTGGCTAAAGTAATTACTTTAATAGAAAGCACCTCTGATAAAAAAATAATCTTTACTTGTAAAATCTCGCCATCGCTGCCAGCTGTTTATGCTAATAGCTCAGAAATCCAACGGGTTTTGCAAAATCTATTGGATAACGCTGTGCGAGTGAGCCAGCCAAATACAGAAATTGTGCTTGAGGTAGTCACGCTAGGAGATACTCAAATAAAGGTCTCTGTCCAAGATCGCGGCCCAGGTATTACAGCGATAGAGAAGGAAAAACTCTTCCATCGCTTTATTCAAGGAAGAGGTCGGCGGGGAAAATCTGGGCTTGGTCTTTACTTGTGTCGTCAAATTATCCAGAATCACGGAGGCTTGATTGGTGTTGATAGTGTTCTTGGAGAAGGTAGTACATTCTGGTTTACTTTACCAGTGGCTAAAGAAAAAGCTGAGATCCAGAATAAAGAACAACAGATTTTAGATAAACATGTACTGTGA
- a CDS encoding two-component response regulator has translation MADSVEFKTIKVLVVDDHPLIRRGMKGQFSLETGFTVVGEAEDGAQAIKLAAQLQPDVILMDIDLPDIDGITATQKIKSDQTAIRILALSAFDDDTQVVGMLAAGADGYCLKSIKWEQLVAVIQLVLQGGAYLDPSIAQKVARMLKPSFVSQDTRASEGNQRPILSSREREVLKLIAQGYSNQEIADELYLSLGTVKSYVRMLLNKLSVDDRVQAAAIAVREGLI, from the coding sequence ATGGCTGATAGTGTTGAATTTAAAACTATAAAAGTTCTAGTAGTTGATGACCATCCCTTGATCCGCCGAGGCATGAAAGGGCAATTTTCCCTAGAAACAGGCTTTACTGTGGTTGGCGAAGCAGAGGATGGTGCCCAAGCTATTAAATTAGCAGCACAACTTCAGCCAGATGTAATTTTAATGGATATCGATCTTCCCGATATAGATGGGATAACAGCTACGCAGAAGATCAAAAGTGACCAGACTGCTATTCGGATTCTTGCCTTGAGTGCATTTGATGACGATACCCAAGTGGTAGGGATGCTTGCAGCTGGAGCCGATGGCTATTGCCTAAAAAGCATTAAATGGGAACAACTGGTTGCTGTTATCCAATTAGTGCTCCAAGGTGGTGCTTATCTAGATCCTTCAATAGCGCAAAAGGTTGCAAGGATGCTCAAGCCAAGTTTTGTTTCTCAAGATACCCGCGCATCTGAAGGGAATCAGCGACCGATTCTTAGTAGTCGCGAGCGCGAAGTTTTGAAATTAATTGCTCAAGGATACTCAAACCAAGAAATAGCTGATGAACTCTACCTCTCATTAGGAACTGTCAAATCTTATGTACGTATGCTCTTGAATAAACTCAGCGTTGACGATCGCGTCCAAGCAGCAGCCATAGCTGTACGTGAGGGGTTAATTTAA
- a CDS encoding undecaprenyl-phosphate galactose phosphotransferase, protein MPKRSHNHSIHGSLIDEAYKSHLASLPVHPSVTSKVKRIIDILGAAIGLGITGLVIIPVTIAIQLDNPGPIFYSQIRCGLNGKSFRIWKFRSMVVGADRHKHLVKNEAKDHHIFKNQNDPRITRVGRFLRRTSIDELPQFWNVLRGEMSLVGTRPPTPDEVMHYSNHHWQRLNVKPGMTGEWQANGRSSIKSFEEIVRMDLDYQYKWSITYDVSLILKTLKVVFNRNGAF, encoded by the coding sequence ATGCCTAAACGTTCTCATAACCACTCTATTCATGGATCGCTTATAGACGAAGCCTATAAATCTCATTTAGCGAGTCTGCCGGTTCATCCTTCTGTCACCAGCAAGGTGAAGCGCATAATTGACATTCTCGGTGCTGCAATCGGACTAGGAATTACAGGCTTGGTAATAATTCCTGTTACTATAGCGATTCAACTAGATAATCCTGGCCCCATCTTTTACAGTCAGATTCGCTGTGGTCTGAATGGCAAATCCTTTAGGATCTGGAAATTTCGTTCTATGGTTGTCGGCGCAGATCGACACAAGCATCTGGTGAAGAATGAAGCGAAAGACCATCATATCTTCAAAAATCAGAATGACCCTCGGATTACCCGTGTAGGCAGGTTTTTACGCCGCACCAGCATAGACGAACTTCCTCAGTTCTGGAACGTACTACGAGGGGAAATGAGTTTAGTTGGTACTCGACCACCGACTCCCGATGAAGTGATGCATTACTCAAATCACCACTGGCAAAGGCTGAATGTCAAACCAGGAATGACTGGAGAATGGCAGGCTAATGGACGATCTAGTATTAAGTCGTTTGAAGAGATTGTGCGGATGGATTTAGATTATCAATATAAATGGTCTATTACCTATGATGTTAGTTTGATACTGAAAACGCTAAAGGTTGTGTTTAATAGGAATGGTGCTTTTTGA